From Pseudomonas sp. CCI4.2, one genomic window encodes:
- a CDS encoding alpha/beta hydrolase codes for MLRVTAVIRVITLILPLLTGLAQAASPPPLVPTVILQRPVSLDTGTGELFGTLVLPKSDVPVPVVLMISGSGPTDRDGNNTDGGRNDSMKRLAKILAKHNIASVRYDKRGVAASTAATPDERDLSIEAYVTDAEAWGQKLKADPRLGPLILMGHSEGALVASLAAQKAGADAVISIAGTGRPVDQVVREQLQYRLPPALILRSDQLIESLKAGHTDDNVPPALEVIFRPSVQPYLISLFRQDPAKAFGKLHVPALIIQGRHDIQVGVGDAERLQAAKPDAELALIDGMNHVMRIVPNDIKRQMASYKDPQLPLASELSTRILHFIGSLPAA; via the coding sequence ATGTTACGAGTCACCGCTGTAATCCGAGTTATTACCTTGATTCTTCCGCTGCTCACTGGACTTGCTCAAGCCGCTTCACCCCCGCCCCTTGTGCCGACGGTGATATTGCAACGCCCTGTCAGCCTCGATACCGGAACCGGCGAATTGTTTGGCACCTTGGTGCTGCCCAAATCGGATGTCCCGGTGCCGGTGGTATTGATGATTTCCGGTTCTGGCCCGACAGATCGCGATGGCAATAATACCGATGGCGGACGAAACGACAGCATGAAGCGCCTGGCGAAGATCCTCGCCAAGCACAACATTGCCAGCGTGCGTTACGACAAACGCGGCGTAGCGGCGAGCACAGCGGCGACCCCCGATGAGCGTGATTTGAGCATTGAGGCTTATGTAACCGACGCTGAAGCCTGGGGGCAAAAACTAAAGGCTGATCCGCGCTTGGGGCCTTTGATTCTGATGGGCCACAGCGAAGGCGCATTGGTGGCGTCCCTCGCTGCGCAAAAGGCTGGCGCTGACGCCGTGATTTCCATTGCCGGTACCGGGCGCCCGGTGGATCAAGTGGTACGTGAACAATTGCAATACCGTTTGCCACCGGCGTTGATCCTGCGCAGCGACCAGCTGATCGAATCGCTTAAGGCGGGCCACACCGACGACAACGTGCCGCCGGCACTGGAAGTGATCTTCCGTCCCAGCGTGCAGCCGTATTTGATTTCGCTGTTCCGTCAGGACCCGGCCAAAGCGTTCGGCAAGCTGCACGTCCCGGCGCTGATCATCCAAGGCCGTCACGATATTCAAGTCGGTGTAGGTGATGCTGAACGGCTACAGGCGGCGAAACCAGACGCCGAGTTAGCGCTGATAGACGGTATGAATCACGTGATGCGTATTGTTCCCAACGACATCAAGCGCCAGATGGCCTCCTATAAAGACCCTCAGTTGCCGCTCGCCAGCGAGCTCTCGACACGGATTCTGCACTTTATTGGCTCCTTGCCCGCCGCCTGA
- a CDS encoding Smr/MutS family protein, whose product MQDDDFSLFKNEIRGVKPIKQDHADVGKPKTDRKHIAKLRQAATVRTDSVTVDGLSDQFVIDVGPEDELSWSRDGVQEGQMRKLKLGQISFEGSLDLHGMTVEVARETLWEFLAEATKLEVRCVRVTHGKSVRLDGKRPLIKSHVNTWLRQHPQVLGFCSCLAKHGGAGAVYVVLKRTMMEGRDE is encoded by the coding sequence ATGCAAGACGACGATTTTTCCCTGTTCAAGAATGAGATCCGCGGCGTAAAGCCGATCAAGCAAGACCATGCCGACGTCGGCAAACCCAAGACTGACCGTAAGCACATCGCCAAACTGCGCCAGGCCGCAACCGTTCGCACCGATTCGGTGACGGTTGATGGGCTGTCAGATCAGTTTGTGATTGATGTCGGACCCGAAGATGAGCTCAGTTGGTCGCGAGACGGGGTTCAGGAAGGGCAAATGCGCAAGCTCAAGCTCGGCCAGATCAGCTTTGAGGGCAGCCTGGACTTGCACGGCATGACGGTAGAAGTCGCGCGTGAAACCTTGTGGGAATTCCTGGCGGAGGCCACGAAACTCGAAGTCCGTTGTGTGCGGGTGACTCACGGCAAGTCGGTTCGACTGGATGGCAAACGACCGCTGATCAAAAGCCACGTCAATACGTGGTTACGCCAACACCCTCAAGTGTTGGGTTTTTGCTCCTGCCTGGCGAAACACGGTGGTGCAGGCGCGGTTTACGTTGTGCTTAAACGCACAATGATGGAAGGCCGCGACGAGTAA
- a CDS encoding RHS repeat-associated core domain-containing protein: MEEGSTYNHTRPSLTRLQNGSGLYSQASNFINHIRTGVDARTGQFTLALTLPMGEANAMCGPSVSPNLAFSPLGSAKNNGFGRGWALTLSELNFNTGLLRLSTGDQYSLDLKNSNFNDEGELVFFDKKLESFRVISQDDKGISFRIEYKSGETETLEYQSEMGVALLVSVRSQEGHHVFIDWLPTRDVAYLLAVRYESRTLLEITHDFVLHDVTLVANPGTDQSSTVKLLVGNNQLNAVVLSDDAQSRWDFIYDEYDYLLFPSDIKNPLRSHDTIYYATGLNGHQLPAGAPLASLPRVASWVHSPGQEQPGTLTSYEWSGSNNLFGYGSTLPIDWTDGTDNLYQLGESYNYGVTETVSDLTGEELTTISRTWNRFHLQTEETVIRQGCIVRTTTAYDEDPSIPWPDQKPWCQLPTEITTEYEDTTQSPSARRTELTETRYDETGNVLYFRAATGVVEEREYYPAAGAEGCPADPYGFSRWLKQYTVRPALVEDGSADEAPTLATLYRYELLPSLITDSKAHIVIQQEQTVQLTVSGQQLIDCTTQTYVRDGGAHHGRPLSSVTTLNNLDTTTLYRYENKDNQLTVWATVTGFERNAENSITECNVRSTFTGLTQREQNQNGVQALYEHDSLGRVVRKTITPGTLYEAIETCRFQLSGRLRDSLVSVEKTDVNGARERLYLDGDGRVIRKELEDVDNLPGTFREVSRNQYNAIGQVQEVTTLDWLPDQLLPLSLTTRYAYNGWGKQSAAHRPDGVTEHTLSDPVSLETRAWLEGSDGELAAVTVSLNNIAGSSIRIQQYDLQCQLLRTQEDRRDGLDRVIAQRLIVPSEDQPTEIHTGYDVYGRVTQTKLQDGTVVDWTYAAHSDGDHPESVTVSPAVGTPIIVGQQTFDGTGRQRSLNVFGRQTTFLYVAGLIPPQSETTARGHILQYLYEPLLDNKLIGTRGNGERADYSYDLLHAQMIRASGRLGEQTTTYAKSGKPIVKTWNIEGDQYTASSRYSLEGRLQSTTDVTGAIHTIEYDSVGRPTVLNSQSVTVSIEYDGFSRPYRTRTEDSGHTRLITQAFSYDEFGREITRTFSIATDKGPQLFNLKMTYTEKDQVATRTWSNGQQLLREESYQYDTRSRLIEYTASGIDAPTDPYGNILQRQTFTLNALDGNEKVVTEYANGQLDEASFTYSVSDPTKVTRVIHTHPSWPSSLELEYDAHGNVLKDGQGRDLVWDAENRLISVIDGSRACHYRYTPMGLIADRMLDGETQRHFYQGDRLVNTHDKDGWVTYVGNATAVFAHSRLSNAVHAATDLNEQIAPAHVMLLGGDTQGSICLEVDETSRTFSYTAHGASQANRPTNGMGFAGELMDAFTGWYMPGSYRPYDPVLMCFLSPDSESPFGRGGLNGYAYCGGDPVNNIDPDGHGWLTWVIAGIGLALAVAGTVASLGAATPAIAGLFSLGLASLTAGGAFAIASAGLGVISLATGVAAMTLEATGGDQKATSILGWVSMGTGIASTVTGFIPKLPKAYANFVGRGAQKIAAAGTPGTTRTIRLDSSGGGDVMFQQDFLGRGFAAYTTHGEPFANLLSASGKYTSATKVAVRDIAPELTAMSYPTDKPLILAACWGGRSGAAQEVANVIKRDVIGYKHTILTYDHMYTQKLMTMTDGLDNQIRSIRTNPFMKAYDRFNNIPDLKLARQTVYHPR, translated from the coding sequence ATGGAAGAGGGATCCACATACAATCACACACGGCCCTCTTTAACTCGCCTCCAAAATGGCAGTGGGCTTTACTCTCAGGCCAGCAACTTTATCAACCATATTCGAACCGGAGTCGATGCCCGAACCGGTCAATTTACACTTGCACTGACGCTACCCATGGGCGAAGCAAACGCAATGTGTGGACCGTCCGTATCGCCGAATCTCGCATTTAGTCCTTTGGGTTCAGCCAAGAATAATGGTTTTGGACGGGGCTGGGCTCTTACGTTATCTGAGTTGAATTTCAATACTGGCTTATTACGACTTTCTACGGGCGACCAGTACAGCCTTGACCTAAAAAACTCTAACTTCAACGACGAAGGAGAATTGGTATTTTTTGATAAAAAACTCGAGAGCTTCCGTGTTATTTCACAAGATGACAAAGGCATTAGTTTCAGGATCGAATACAAGTCTGGCGAAACCGAAACCCTGGAATATCAGAGCGAGATGGGCGTTGCTCTATTAGTAAGCGTTCGCTCCCAAGAGGGCCATCACGTTTTTATAGATTGGCTGCCTACCCGCGACGTCGCTTACCTTTTAGCTGTGCGGTACGAATCACGTACTCTACTGGAAATCACACATGATTTCGTACTCCATGACGTTACCCTCGTCGCCAATCCTGGAACTGATCAGTCTTCAACCGTCAAATTGTTGGTAGGCAACAACCAACTGAACGCTGTTGTTCTTTCGGACGATGCCCAAAGCCGCTGGGATTTCATATACGACGAGTACGATTATTTGCTGTTTCCTAGCGACATCAAAAATCCACTACGCAGCCATGACACTATTTATTACGCCACCGGACTTAACGGTCATCAGCTACCTGCTGGCGCACCATTGGCGTCACTTCCTCGAGTGGCGTCATGGGTTCATAGTCCCGGGCAGGAGCAGCCGGGGACCTTGACTTCTTACGAATGGTCAGGCTCCAACAACCTCTTCGGATACGGCTCCACTCTCCCCATCGACTGGACCGACGGCACTGATAACCTCTACCAATTGGGGGAGTCTTATAACTATGGGGTCACTGAGACCGTTTCGGATTTAACAGGCGAAGAACTGACCACGATCTCGCGAACATGGAACCGCTTCCACCTTCAAACTGAAGAGACCGTCATTAGACAGGGTTGCATTGTCAGGACTACTACGGCCTACGATGAAGACCCGTCGATTCCTTGGCCAGATCAGAAGCCTTGGTGCCAACTGCCCACAGAAATCACCACCGAGTATGAGGACACCACACAGTCACCTTCTGCCCGTCGAACTGAACTGACCGAAACTCGCTATGATGAAACTGGAAATGTCTTATATTTTCGCGCCGCGACCGGGGTAGTCGAAGAGCGGGAATACTATCCAGCGGCAGGGGCAGAGGGTTGCCCCGCCGACCCCTATGGTTTTTCGCGCTGGCTAAAGCAATACACTGTGAGGCCTGCCCTAGTTGAAGATGGCTCAGCTGATGAAGCACCAACGCTGGCGACTCTTTATCGCTATGAACTGTTGCCCTCTCTAATAACAGATTCCAAGGCCCACATCGTCATCCAACAAGAACAAACTGTACAGTTGACTGTATCGGGCCAGCAGTTAATAGACTGCACGACACAAACTTATGTCCGTGATGGCGGAGCACACCATGGCCGTCCCCTTTCGTCCGTGACGACTTTGAACAACTTAGACACCACCACGCTGTACCGATATGAAAACAAAGACAATCAACTGACTGTCTGGGCAACGGTCACTGGCTTTGAAAGAAATGCCGAAAACTCCATCACCGAGTGCAATGTCCGTTCTACATTCACAGGTTTAACCCAACGTGAGCAAAATCAGAATGGCGTGCAGGCCCTCTATGAACATGACTCATTAGGACGAGTCGTTCGTAAAACGATCACACCTGGCACGCTGTATGAAGCCATAGAAACATGCCGTTTTCAGTTATCGGGACGCCTGCGAGACTCTTTGGTTTCAGTCGAAAAAACCGATGTGAATGGAGCACGGGAGCGGCTGTACCTTGACGGCGATGGACGGGTAATACGTAAAGAGCTCGAAGACGTCGATAACCTGCCTGGGACTTTTCGAGAAGTTTCCCGCAACCAGTACAATGCCATCGGCCAAGTACAAGAGGTGACTACTTTAGACTGGCTACCCGATCAGCTACTTCCCCTGAGTCTGACGACTCGTTATGCCTATAACGGTTGGGGTAAACAAAGTGCTGCGCACCGGCCAGATGGGGTGACCGAACATACGCTCAGCGACCCAGTCAGCCTGGAAACCCGCGCTTGGCTGGAAGGCAGCGACGGTGAACTGGCCGCAGTTACTGTGTCGCTAAACAATATCGCAGGCAGCTCGATTCGCATCCAACAGTACGACCTGCAATGCCAATTATTGCGCACACAGGAGGACCGAAGAGACGGGCTGGACCGTGTCATCGCACAACGCCTGATTGTGCCAAGCGAAGACCAGCCAACTGAGATCCATACTGGCTATGACGTGTATGGCCGAGTGACCCAGACAAAGTTACAAGACGGGACGGTGGTGGACTGGACCTATGCAGCCCATAGCGACGGGGATCATCCGGAGTCAGTCACGGTCTCACCTGCGGTTGGAACACCTATCATCGTGGGGCAGCAAACATTCGACGGGACAGGAAGGCAGCGCAGCTTGAACGTTTTCGGCCGCCAGACCACATTTCTGTATGTAGCAGGGTTGATACCGCCGCAATCCGAAACGACTGCACGCGGGCACATACTTCAGTACCTGTACGAACCATTACTGGACAACAAGCTCATCGGAACCCGTGGCAATGGAGAGAGAGCCGATTATAGTTACGATCTACTGCACGCTCAGATGATTCGGGCATCGGGACGATTGGGCGAGCAAACTACCACCTACGCCAAATCAGGAAAGCCTATTGTTAAAACATGGAACATTGAGGGAGATCAGTACACGGCCTCGTCTCGCTATAGTTTAGAGGGCCGTTTACAAAGTACAACAGATGTAACCGGTGCGATACATACTATCGAATATGATAGCGTTGGGCGCCCAACCGTACTGAACAGTCAATCGGTAACAGTGAGTATCGAATATGATGGATTTTCCCGACCATACCGTACGCGGACTGAAGACTCTGGCCACACTAGATTAATAACTCAGGCGTTTTCCTATGACGAATTTGGTAGAGAAATCACCCGAACCTTCTCAATCGCCACTGATAAGGGACCACAACTATTCAACCTGAAAATGACCTATACGGAAAAAGATCAGGTGGCCACCCGGACATGGAGCAACGGTCAGCAGTTGCTACGTGAGGAGTCGTATCAATACGACACCCGCAGTAGGCTCATTGAGTACACTGCATCGGGAATTGACGCCCCGACTGACCCTTACGGCAATATCCTTCAGCGGCAAACGTTTACCCTTAATGCTTTAGACGGCAACGAGAAGGTTGTCACTGAGTACGCTAACGGGCAACTCGATGAGGCATCGTTCACTTACAGCGTCAGCGACCCCACTAAAGTTACACGGGTAATCCATACCCATCCGTCCTGGCCGTCATCGTTGGAGCTGGAGTACGACGCCCACGGGAATGTGCTGAAGGATGGTCAGGGACGAGACCTAGTCTGGGACGCAGAAAACCGCCTGATATCAGTTATAGATGGATCCCGAGCCTGCCATTACCGCTACACACCCATGGGGCTGATAGCTGACCGTATGCTCGACGGAGAAACACAACGGCACTTTTACCAAGGCGACCGGTTAGTTAACACACACGACAAAGACGGTTGGGTAACCTACGTCGGTAATGCAACCGCTGTGTTTGCGCACAGTAGGCTGAGTAACGCTGTGCATGCAGCGACAGATCTCAACGAGCAAATAGCCCCTGCTCACGTGATGTTGCTGGGAGGCGATACGCAAGGTTCGATTTGCCTCGAAGTCGATGAGACGTCACGCACGTTTAGCTATACAGCACACGGAGCGAGTCAGGCGAACCGACCAACAAATGGGATGGGCTTCGCGGGTGAGCTAATGGACGCGTTTACCGGATGGTACATGCCCGGAAGTTACAGGCCCTACGACCCCGTTCTCATGTGTTTCTTAAGCCCTGACAGCGAAAGCCCATTTGGTCGCGGAGGTTTGAACGGATACGCTTATTGCGGTGGCGATCCCGTGAACAATATTGATCCCGACGGGCACGGCTGGTTGACTTGGGTCATCGCCGGAATTGGGCTGGCGCTGGCCGTTGCGGGAACTGTCGCATCGCTGGGAGCCGCTACGCCAGCAATTGCAGGGCTGTTTTCCCTCGGCTTGGCGTCACTCACCGCGGGAGGAGCCTTCGCCATAGCGTCGGCGGGTCTCGGCGTGATATCACTGGCGACAGGCGTCGCGGCGATGACGCTGGAGGCTACCGGCGGAGATCAAAAGGCAACCAGCATTCTCGGGTGGGTCTCCATGGGCACTGGTATTGCTTCGACGGTAACCGGATTCATACCGAAGCTCCCCAAGGCCTATGCCAACTTTGTAGGACGCGGCGCCCAAAAGATAGCAGCAGCAGGTACTCCCGGAACGACTCGGACTATTCGGCTCGACAGTTCCGGGGGAGGCGATGTGATGTTTCAACAAGATTTTCTGGGCCGGGGCTTTGCAGCCTATACCACTCATGGGGAACCGTTCGCAAACCTGTTGAGCGCTAGCGGGAAATACACCTCGGCCACCAAAGTGGCCGTTCGCGATATCGCACCCGAGTTGACGGCCATGAGCTACCCCACTG
- a CDS encoding cysteine hydrolase family protein has protein sequence MSDPKTMFQLSGRGYSPANLSHATLIIIDAQKEYMSGPLALTGINEAVANICKLVAAARAAHRPIVHIRHLGTVGGLFDPQGERGELLPQLLPQGEEHLVEKRLPNAFHGTELDDLLQKLGHLDLIVCGFMSHSSISTTVRAAKDYGYRCTLVEDACATRDLPNKQGVISAEVVHQTEMAIMADNFATLALTKDLI, from the coding sequence ATGTCCGATCCAAAAACGATGTTTCAACTCAGTGGCCGTGGTTATTCACCGGCTAATTTAAGTCATGCCACGCTGATTATTATCGATGCCCAGAAAGAATACATGAGTGGCCCCTTGGCGCTGACCGGGATCAACGAAGCGGTTGCCAATATCTGTAAATTGGTTGCAGCTGCGCGTGCCGCCCATCGGCCTATCGTGCACATTCGCCATTTGGGTACGGTTGGCGGTTTGTTCGATCCCCAAGGCGAACGCGGCGAGTTACTCCCGCAGCTCCTGCCTCAAGGCGAAGAACACCTGGTTGAGAAACGCTTGCCGAATGCTTTCCACGGCACCGAACTGGACGATCTGCTGCAAAAACTTGGGCACCTTGACCTGATCGTGTGCGGTTTCATGAGTCATTCCAGCATCAGCACGACGGTACGCGCGGCCAAAGACTACGGCTATCGGTGCACGCTGGTCGAAGATGCCTGCGCCACCCGCGACTTGCCAAACAAACAGGGGGTCATCAGTGCCGAGGTCGTCCATCAAACCGAAATGGCGATCATGGCTGACAACTTCGCCACGCTCGCGTTAACCAAGGACTTGATCTAA
- the aroC gene encoding chorismate synthase has product MSGNTYGKLFTVTTAGESHGPALVAIVDGCPPGLELSAHDLQRDLDRRKPGTSRHTTQRQEADEVEILSGVFEGKTTGTPIGLLIRNTDQKSKDYSAIQDLFRPAHADYTYHHKYGVRDYRGGGRSSARETAMRVAAGAIAKKYLATQGIQIRGYMSQLGPIEIPFKTWESVEQNAFFCPDPDKVAELEAYMDQLRRDQDSVGAKITVVAEGVRPGLGEPIFDRLDAELAHALMSINAVKGVEIGAGFASVAQRGTEHRDELTPEGFLSNNCGGILGGISSGQPIVAHLALKPTSSITTPGHSIDVNGNAADVITKGRHDPCVGIRATPIAEAMMAIVLMDHLLRNRGQNADVRVSTPVLGQL; this is encoded by the coding sequence ATGTCCGGCAATACCTACGGCAAGCTGTTCACTGTCACCACTGCCGGCGAAAGCCACGGCCCTGCACTGGTTGCAATCGTTGACGGCTGCCCGCCGGGGCTTGAACTGTCGGCGCACGACCTGCAACGCGATCTGGATCGCCGCAAGCCCGGCACCAGTCGTCACACCACCCAGCGTCAGGAAGCCGATGAAGTCGAGATTTTATCGGGGGTTTTCGAAGGCAAAACCACGGGCACTCCGATAGGCCTGTTGATTCGCAACACCGATCAGAAGTCCAAGGACTATTCAGCGATTCAGGATCTGTTTCGCCCGGCCCATGCCGATTACACCTACCACCATAAATACGGCGTGCGCGATTACCGCGGCGGCGGTCGTAGTTCTGCCCGCGAAACCGCCATGCGCGTGGCGGCCGGCGCGATTGCCAAGAAGTACCTGGCCACCCAGGGTATTCAGATTCGCGGTTACATGAGCCAGTTGGGCCCGATCGAAATCCCGTTCAAAACCTGGGAATCGGTGGAACAGAATGCGTTCTTCTGTCCTGACCCAGACAAAGTAGCGGAGCTTGAGGCCTATATGGATCAGTTGCGCCGGGACCAGGATTCGGTCGGCGCTAAAATCACCGTCGTGGCTGAAGGCGTAAGACCTGGCTTGGGCGAGCCGATTTTTGATCGTCTGGACGCTGAGCTTGCCCATGCGTTGATGAGCATCAATGCCGTCAAGGGTGTGGAAATCGGCGCCGGTTTTGCCAGCGTTGCCCAGCGTGGCACCGAACACCGTGATGAGCTGACGCCGGAAGGTTTCCTGTCGAACAATTGCGGCGGCATTTTGGGCGGCATTTCCTCCGGGCAGCCTATCGTCGCTCATCTGGCACTCAAGCCAACCTCCAGCATCACCACGCCAGGGCATTCCATCGACGTCAACGGCAATGCGGCGGATGTCATTACCAAGGGTCGCCATGACCCGTGCGTGGGTATTCGTGCAACGCCGATTGCCGAAGCCATGATGGCCATTGTTTTGATGGACCACCTGTTGCGTAATCGCGGCCAGAATGCGGATGTTCGGGTCTCGACGCCTGTTCTGGGCCAATTGTAA
- a CDS encoding methylthioribulose 1-phosphate dehydratase, producing MTREHLAQQIIDAGHFLYGRGWSPATSSNYSTRLSATTALLTASGKHKGQLSPDDILVTDLSGNSLEPGKKPSAETLLHTQLYRCYPQVGAVLHTHSVNATVLSRLTPGDHLVFEGYELQKAFAGVQSHESQVMVPIFDNDQDIARLAEKVQPWLDAHPDCPGYLIRGHGLYTWGAQMSDALRQIEAFEFLFECELKTRSLLNVKELPL from the coding sequence ATGACTCGCGAACACCTCGCCCAGCAGATTATCGACGCCGGGCACTTTCTCTACGGCAGGGGCTGGTCGCCAGCCACTAGCAGTAATTACTCGACGCGTTTATCTGCGACCACCGCCTTGTTAACCGCGTCCGGTAAGCATAAAGGGCAACTGAGTCCCGATGACATATTGGTCACGGACTTGTCTGGCAACAGCCTTGAACCCGGTAAAAAACCGTCGGCCGAGACCCTGCTGCACACCCAGCTTTACCGCTGTTACCCGCAGGTTGGCGCGGTGTTGCACACCCATTCGGTCAATGCGACGGTGCTGTCGCGCCTCACGCCGGGTGATCATTTGGTGTTCGAAGGCTACGAACTGCAAAAGGCCTTTGCCGGTGTGCAGAGCCATGAATCCCAGGTGATGGTGCCCATTTTCGATAACGATCAAGACATTGCCCGGCTGGCGGAGAAAGTGCAGCCTTGGCTCGATGCCCATCCCGACTGCCCCGGCTACCTGATTCGCGGCCATGGCCTTTACACCTGGGGCGCGCAGATGAGCGATGCCTTGCGCCAGATAGAAGCATTTGAATTTTTGTTCGAGTGCGAGCTTAAGACCCGCTCGCTACTTAACGTCAAGGAGTTGCCGCTATGA
- a CDS encoding MFS transporter yields the protein MLKHGSIPYWRLSSFYLFYFALLGSTAPFLALYFDHLGFSSARIGELIAIPMLMRCIAPNIWGWLGDYTGRRLAIVRLGAICTLLSFSLILFDKSYAWLAMVMALQAFFWHAVLPQFEVITLAHLHGQTSRYSQVRLWGSIGFILAVVALGRLFEWSSLDAYPQALLLIMAGIVVSSVWVPNAQPMFSAQRPEVGGFLKQLSRPGVLAFFGCVALMQLSHGPYYTFLTLHLEHLGYSRGLIGLLWALGVVAEVLMFLSMSRILRRFSVRQVLFVSFLLAALRWVLLGSFAEYLPVLIIAQVLHAATFGSFHAAAIHFVQRSFAPQQQGQGQALYAALSGTGGALGALYSGYSWNVLGPNWTFSIASLAALTAAVMIATRMKEERA from the coding sequence ATGCTCAAGCACGGATCGATTCCATACTGGCGGCTCTCCAGTTTCTACCTGTTCTACTTTGCGCTGCTGGGATCAACGGCGCCGTTTCTGGCGTTGTACTTTGACCATCTCGGCTTTTCCAGCGCCCGCATTGGCGAGCTGATCGCCATCCCCATGCTGATGCGCTGCATTGCGCCCAATATTTGGGGCTGGCTGGGGGATTACACCGGCCGCCGCCTGGCCATCGTGCGCCTTGGTGCCATCTGCACGCTGCTGTCCTTTTCCTTGATTCTGTTCGACAAAAGCTATGCTTGGTTGGCGATGGTCATGGCGTTGCAAGCCTTCTTCTGGCACGCCGTGTTGCCGCAGTTCGAAGTTATTACCTTGGCCCATCTGCATGGGCAAACCTCGCGCTACAGTCAAGTCCGGCTCTGGGGTTCCATCGGCTTCATCCTCGCGGTAGTGGCGCTAGGGCGCCTGTTCGAGTGGTCGAGTCTGGATGCCTACCCACAAGCGCTGCTGCTGATCATGGCGGGCATCGTCGTCAGCAGTGTGTGGGTGCCAAATGCGCAACCGATGTTCTCGGCGCAACGGCCGGAAGTCGGCGGGTTTCTCAAGCAACTGAGTCGGCCGGGTGTGTTGGCTTTTTTCGGCTGCGTGGCATTGATGCAGCTAAGCCATGGCCCCTACTACACCTTTTTGACGCTGCACCTTGAACACTTGGGCTACAGTCGCGGCCTCATCGGCTTGCTGTGGGCCTTGGGAGTTGTCGCCGAGGTCTTGATGTTTCTGTCTATGAGTCGTATTTTGCGGCGGTTTTCGGTGCGACAGGTATTGTTCGTCAGTTTTCTCCTGGCGGCGTTGCGTTGGGTGTTGTTGGGCAGTTTCGCCGAGTATTTGCCGGTATTGATCATCGCCCAGGTACTGCACGCTGCAACCTTTGGCAGCTTTCACGCGGCGGCTATCCACTTCGTGCAACGCAGCTTCGCCCCGCAACAGCAGGGGCAAGGTCAAGCCTTGTATGCTGCGTTGTCAGGGACAGGTGGCGCATTGGGTGCGTTGTATTCCGGTTACAGCTGGAACGTGTTGGGGCCAAACTGGACCTTCAGCATCGCCAGCCTTGCAGCGTTGACCGCTGCCGTCATGATTGCGACACGAATGAAAGAGGAAAGGGCATGA
- the prmB gene encoding 50S ribosomal protein L3 N(5)-glutamine methyltransferase — protein sequence MITSRLRTLRDHIRWAVSRFHEEDLFFGHGTDNAWDEARQLVLGALHLPWEIADSYLDCRLEDDELVNLQRLLKRRIADRIPTAYLLGEALFCGLSFIVDDRVLIPRSPIGEQIEKHFEPWLAKDPARILDLCTGSGCIGIACAFEFPNAEVVLADLSYEALEVANQNIERHGVDDRVYTVQGDGFDGLPGQRFDLIVSNPPYVDAEDFADMPDEYQHEPELALACGDDGLNLVRRMLSQAAEHLTEKGLLIIEVGNSQIHVEALYPEVDFAWLEFERGGHGVFMLTAEQCREHQALFASRV from the coding sequence GTGATCACCTCCCGCCTGCGCACCCTGCGCGACCACATCCGTTGGGCTGTCAGTCGTTTTCATGAAGAAGACCTGTTTTTCGGTCATGGCACCGACAATGCTTGGGATGAAGCCCGGCAATTGGTACTGGGTGCGTTGCATCTACCGTGGGAAATCGCGGACAGCTACCTCGATTGCCGCCTGGAAGACGATGAGCTGGTCAATTTGCAGCGCTTGCTCAAGCGCCGTATCGCCGACCGTATTCCAACTGCCTACCTGCTGGGCGAAGCGCTGTTTTGCGGGTTGTCGTTCATCGTCGACGATCGGGTGCTGATTCCTCGTTCGCCGATTGGCGAGCAGATTGAAAAACATTTTGAGCCGTGGCTGGCAAAAGATCCGGCGCGAATTCTCGATTTGTGTACCGGCTCTGGCTGTATCGGTATTGCCTGCGCGTTCGAGTTTCCTAACGCTGAGGTGGTGCTGGCTGACCTTTCCTACGAAGCACTGGAAGTGGCGAACCAGAATATCGAGCGGCATGGCGTCGATGATCGTGTCTACACCGTTCAAGGCGACGGCTTCGACGGCTTACCGGGTCAGCGCTTTGACCTGATCGTTTCCAACCCACCGTACGTTGACGCTGAAGATTTCGCTGACATGCCTGACGAATATCAGCATGAGCCAGAATTGGCGCTGGCGTGTGGCGATGACGGTTTGAACCTGGTACGACGCATGCTCAGCCAGGCGGCGGAACATCTGACCGAAAAAGGTTTGTTGATCATCGAGGTCGGCAATAGCCAGATTCACGTCGAGGCGCTGTACCCGGAAGTCGATTTTGCGTGGCTGGAGTTCGAACGGGGTGGACACGGGGTGTTCATGCTCACCGCCGAGCAATGCCGCGAGCACCAAGCGTTGTTCGCTTCGCGGGTGTGA